GGCAAGTTGCTCACAATAGTACTGGGGCAAATTTGATTAATGGCTTAGTAACCGCACTCCTAGTTCATACCAATGGCATTGGTCAGTTGGATGCTGACTACGCCATTTTGGAAGTGGATGAAAATGTGCTGCCCTTGGTATTGCTTGATTGCGAACCTAAGTTTATTTTGGGCTTAAACCTGTTTCGTGACCAGCTGGATCGTTATGGGGAAGTGGATACCATTAGCCGTCGCTGGCAAAATGCGATCGCTCCCTTACCAGAGGAAACCGTTGTGGTCTTAAACGGCGATGACCCTACCCTTTCTTACCTGGGTCAACAGTTACCCCAGATAGTCCTTTTCTTTGGGTTAAGTGAGCCAGATGTCTATCTTGATGAAATTCCCCATGCTGTTGACTCAATTTACTGCCCCAGTTGTGGACATCCCCTGGACTATGAGGGAGTTTATCTGTCCCATCTAGGAGACTATCACTGTCCTCAATGTGGCTTTAGTAAACCTCAACTAGGAGTCAATAGTAGCCAGTGGCCACAAATATTAATTGGTATCTATAACAAATACAATACATTGGCAGCGGGATTACTAGCCATAGAGATGGGAATTGACCGGGATACCATCTACAACACTATTAAAACCTTCCGCGCTGCCTTTGGACGAGCAGAAGAATTAGTTGTGGATGGGAAGCGGGTTCGGATTCTGTTATCCAAAAATCCAGTAGGGATGAATGAAACGATTCGAGCTGTTAATGACTTGCAAAAACAAGGTGGAGCATCCACTAAACTAGTGGTACTCAATGACCGAACCCCTGATGGCACAGATGTGTCTTGGATTTGGGATGTGGATACAGAGAAATTAGTGAACTCAGGGGGAACTGTGGTAGTCAGTGGCGATCGCGTTTATGATATGGCACTCCGTCTACAATACAGCCAGAATCAAGACCAGAATCAAGACCAGAATCAAGACCAGAATCAAGACCAGACTAATTGCCAATTGATTATTAAAGAAGATTTAGCAGAAGCGATCGCTACCGCTTTCGAAGAAACTCCAGATCATGAAACCCTTCATATTTTGCCTACTTATTCTGCCATGTTGGAAGTGCGGGGACTTTTGACTGGGCGCAAAATTTTGTAGCTATCGGTAAGGGAGTTATTATCAAGTGCTGAACGACCTTTATGCTAAATGCTTTACTTAATGGTTGTAAGGGAGATAATTGGAAATTTTATTAAGTCCTGACTCATGAAAAATTCTGCCAAAATAAATCTATACCCCCAGTAGAAGCCGATCAAGAAACCATGACTCAAAGTATTGACCGGGTGGTTTTACCTCCTCCTTTCCCAGATCACACCCAACTACCAGAATCAGATGGAAGTTTTGCCAAAAATTTTCATAAACACCCCCAAAGCATCTTACTTACAGATTCCATTGGACCAGTTTTAGAGCAAATTCATCCCGATGGACACTATGCCATTGGACAAGACTGTGGTATATATTGGCGAGAAACTGACCCACCCGAAAAAGGAGCAGAAGCTCCTGACTGGTTTTATGTTCCCAACGTTCCCCCTAAGTTAGATGGTGAAATTCGCCGTTCCTACGTTATATGGCGAGAATATATCGCTCCTTTAATTGCTCTTGAATTTGCTAGTGGGAACGGGGAAGAAGAACGAGACCAAACTCCTCTATCCCGAAGTGAGGAAGGAAAAGTCACTAAACCAGGCAAATTTTGGGTTTATGAGCAGATTATACGCATTGCCTATTACGGCATCTATGAAATCAAAACCGGTAACTTGGAGGTCTATGAATTCCTTAAAGGTTTCTATCACAAAATGAAGCCCAACGAGCGAGGTCATTATCCCATTGAACCATTAGGAATCGAATTGGGACTGTGGCAGGGAACCTATCAAAATCAAAACCAACTCTGGTTAAGGTGGTGGGATAACCAAGGTAATCTATTGCTGATTGGTAATGAGCGGGCGGAAGTAGAACATGCACGAGCTCAAAAAGCTGAACAGGAGCGACAACAAGAGGCTGAAGCACGATTGATAGCTGAACAGGAGCGACAACAAGAGGCTGAAGCACGATTGATAGCTGAACAGGCAATCTTCGAGGCTGTGCCCCGTTTTCTGAAGATGGGACTAACAGTGGAACAGGTAGCAGAAGCCCTTAGCTTGAGTGTAGAACAGGTAAGACAACAAGTTGAGGGTTGAATAACTCTAAAAAGTCATGAGCGTTATCAAACAAACCACCGAATGGTTAGAAAGCAACTGGGTTAATCCCGCCTATGGAGGTTTGCTTTTAGCAGGTATTGCCATCTGTTTCTTTGGCGCTGCCACCAATACCATGGCAGGATGGCTCTATGTGATCAGTGCGATCATTTTTGCCCTACTGGTAATTGCCGCTATCTTGCCACTGCGATCGCTTCACCATCTATCAGTACGCCGACGTCCGATCTCACCGGTCAGTGTGGGAGACCAGTTAACCATTGAACTAGAAATCGAAAACCCCACCCTCCGGCCTCAAACCCTATTACAAATTCAGGATATGCTCCCACCGGAACTGGGAGCAATGACCAAAACACCAGTAGCCACCATTCCAGCCCAAAGTGTCCATCGCTGGGTTTATTACCATCCCACCCCCAAACGAGGAGTCTATCGCTGGCATCAGGTACAATTGAGAACTGCCACACCCTTGGGATTATTTTGGTGCCGTCGCCGTCGATATGTCAGCGCTAGGGCAGTAGTTTATCCCACTGTACTCCCCCTTACTTGCTGTCCCCTAGTGGATGAAATCGGTGAAGAGGACAGTATGCAAGTCCAAAGCGATCGCAAATCTCAATCAGTTAGCCAAGACCTCACCAAAGCACTACGACCTTACCGAGTTGGGGACCCTACCCGTCTGATTCACTGGCGCACCAGTGCTCGTTACGGTGAATTACTGGTACGGGAGTTAGAAGTATTGACTGGTTCTCAAGAAATTATCATCTGCCTCGATAGCTCCAGTCAATGGCATCCGGAATACTTTGAACAAGCCGTGATTGCTGCTGCTTCTATGTACTCCTATGCTTATCGGACTCAGCCAAATGTGAAATTCTGGACAGCGATAACAGGGTTATTGCACGGTAACTCAGTAGTGTTAGAAGCCCTTGCTGCCACCCAAGCCGGAGTTGATGGGAAAGCCGAAGAGAAACCCTATCTACCCCCCTATCTACCCTTGATCTGGCTGACTCAAAATCCTGTTAGTCTTAACTCCCTACCCCCTGGGAGTCGTTGCTTACTGTGGCCAAAAGATGTCTCTGTTGTAAAGCCAGTCCAACAACTCAAGGGCGATAGTTTGGGAATTGTAATTAATACGACTGAGCCCCTAAAACCCCAGTTACAGCAACCGATCCGATAGCAAATAAGCTGTGGAACGCAATGGATTCCTAACGGATGTATACGGCAGCAGGTTAACACCAATTCAACCCATCAAACAATTATATTAAACTATGGCTTGGATCAACAACTATCCGATTTACCTGTAAGACTGTACGATACAATGCTAAAAACTGTTTCACAACTCAATTTTACTAAATGACTACATCACCAATAGCTAATCAAGCCAGTGATAGTAAAGCCGAGGGAGCTAATCAAGCCAGTGATAGTAAACTGGAGGCGATGCAAAACTTTGCTCAGACTTATGCTCAGCGTACTGACACTTACTTCTGTGTTGACCCAAGCGTAACTGCTGTGGTTATTGAGGGACTTGCCAAACACAAAGAAGAACTCGGTGCTCCCTTATGCCCTTGCCGCCATTATGAAGACAAAGAAGCAGAGGTGAAAGCTACCTTCTGGAATTGCCCTTGTGTCCCCATGCGGGAACGCAAGGAGTGCCACTGTATGTTATTTTTGACCCCGGATAACGATTTTGCGGGTGATAAGCAAGAAATTTCCCTAGACGAAATTAAAGCTGCGCGAGATAGCATGGCATGACAGCCATAGTACTACCTGAAGAATTTTGGCAGGGTGTCGATCAATTTAATCAGCAAGAGTTTTACGCTTGTCACGACACCCTTGAAGCTTTATGGATAGAAGCAGTTGAGCCGCAAAAGCGATTTTATCAAGGCATTTTACAAATAGCTGTTGGCTGCTACCACTTAAGCAATCTCAACTGGCGTGGTGCAGTGGTGTTACTCGGTGAAGGGATTGGACGTCTCAGTAACTATCAACCGGACTATGGGGGGATTGATGTCAGTGAGCTACTATCTCAAAGTGTTAATCTCTTAGAGGCATTGCAAAACGTTGGCTCAGAGCAAGTTGCTGATTTCCTTAGACAGTTAGAGGCAGCCCAGAGCAATGGTGTAGTTGTTGTTGGTGGCGAAGGGGTTAGCAGTTTTCCCAAACTCGAGCGAGTTGATGGTTAAGTTGATGATTAATAATTAGCTGTTAGCAAATGCTATGAAGGGATCAGAAACTTTGTTGGTACCTAGTCGTCAAAACTAAAACGTGAGGTTTTCAGCAAAAAGCATGTTTTCCAGCCAAGCTATGGCTGGATTTGCTTAAACTAGTAGGCAGAACAGCTTATTTATCTTTGATATCAGTCATCACACACAACAGCATGAAGTCCGACCTTAAATATACTAACCGATTAAGGCATAATCTAGGTCTAAGATTATTCTTGCCAGTTACCTTGGTAGGTGCGATCGCATTACCAACTTTCCTTAACATCCCCCAAGCACAAGCCCAAAATAAACCATCAGCAGCTGATGGAAGTGCCTTGACGGTTCGCTCTGATGTCCAGGAAGCTAACTCCAAAACTGGCGTAGTCACAGCCCGTGGCAATGTCCAAATTAACTATCCCGCTCGCCAAATAC
The Moorena sp. SIOASIH genome window above contains:
- a CDS encoding Mur ligase family protein, which gives rise to MTRSIIDRLRLGLSVGIAKTVTALVRLLNLGAASVLPGAIARRFQPQVLPLLLDQVRRGVILIVGTNGKTTTSLLLCTILEDLGWQVAHNSTGANLINGLVTALLVHTNGIGQLDADYAILEVDENVLPLVLLDCEPKFILGLNLFRDQLDRYGEVDTISRRWQNAIAPLPEETVVVLNGDDPTLSYLGQQLPQIVLFFGLSEPDVYLDEIPHAVDSIYCPSCGHPLDYEGVYLSHLGDYHCPQCGFSKPQLGVNSSQWPQILIGIYNKYNTLAAGLLAIEMGIDRDTIYNTIKTFRAAFGRAEELVVDGKRVRILLSKNPVGMNETIRAVNDLQKQGGASTKLVVLNDRTPDGTDVSWIWDVDTEKLVNSGGTVVVSGDRVYDMALRLQYSQNQDQNQDQNQDQNQDQTNCQLIIKEDLAEAIATAFEETPDHETLHILPTYSAMLEVRGLLTGRKIL
- a CDS encoding DUF309 domain-containing protein; protein product: MTAIVLPEEFWQGVDQFNQQEFYACHDTLEALWIEAVEPQKRFYQGILQIAVGCYHLSNLNWRGAVVLLGEGIGRLSNYQPDYGGIDVSELLSQSVNLLEALQNVGSEQVADFLRQLEAAQSNGVVVVGGEGVSSFPKLERVDG
- a CDS encoding LptA/OstA family protein, giving the protein MKSDLKYTNRLRHNLGLRLFLPVTLVGAIALPTFLNIPQAQAQNKPSAADGSALTVRSDVQEANSKTGVVTARGNVQINYPARQIQATAAQAQYFSRERRLVLNGNVFVLQEGNSIQGETITYLIDEGRFVALPQQNQQVESIYIVTDPDSTTSPAPGLP
- a CDS encoding DUF58 domain-containing protein; protein product: MSVIKQTTEWLESNWVNPAYGGLLLAGIAICFFGAATNTMAGWLYVISAIIFALLVIAAILPLRSLHHLSVRRRPISPVSVGDQLTIELEIENPTLRPQTLLQIQDMLPPELGAMTKTPVATIPAQSVHRWVYYHPTPKRGVYRWHQVQLRTATPLGLFWCRRRRYVSARAVVYPTVLPLTCCPLVDEIGEEDSMQVQSDRKSQSVSQDLTKALRPYRVGDPTRLIHWRTSARYGELLVRELEVLTGSQEIIICLDSSSQWHPEYFEQAVIAAASMYSYAYRTQPNVKFWTAITGLLHGNSVVLEALAATQAGVDGKAEEKPYLPPYLPLIWLTQNPVSLNSLPPGSRCLLWPKDVSVVKPVQQLKGDSLGIVINTTEPLKPQLQQPIR
- a CDS encoding ferredoxin thioredoxin reductase catalytic beta subunit, which gives rise to MTTSPIANQASDSKAEGANQASDSKLEAMQNFAQTYAQRTDTYFCVDPSVTAVVIEGLAKHKEELGAPLCPCRHYEDKEAEVKATFWNCPCVPMRERKECHCMLFLTPDNDFAGDKQEISLDEIKAARDSMA
- a CDS encoding Uma2 family endonuclease; protein product: MTQSIDRVVLPPPFPDHTQLPESDGSFAKNFHKHPQSILLTDSIGPVLEQIHPDGHYAIGQDCGIYWRETDPPEKGAEAPDWFYVPNVPPKLDGEIRRSYVIWREYIAPLIALEFASGNGEEERDQTPLSRSEEGKVTKPGKFWVYEQIIRIAYYGIYEIKTGNLEVYEFLKGFYHKMKPNERGHYPIEPLGIELGLWQGTYQNQNQLWLRWWDNQGNLLLIGNERAEVEHARAQKAEQERQQEAEARLIAEQERQQEAEARLIAEQAIFEAVPRFLKMGLTVEQVAEALSLSVEQVRQQVEG